A stretch of Helicobacter pylori oki112 DNA encodes these proteins:
- a CDS encoding flagellar biosynthesis anti-sigma factor FlgM: MINAVSSLAPVQSLGNYKRVEKNEKVENNEAALDRVAEIKKAIENNQYKINLHETSHKMAQDLLGIS, from the coding sequence ATGATTAATGCCGTTTCTTCTCTTGCTCCGGTGCAGTCTTTGGGGAATTATAAGCGTGTGGAAAAGAATGAAAAAGTTGAAAACAATGAGGCCGCTCTTGATAGGGTAGCTGAGATCAAGAAAGCGATTGAAAATAACCAGTATAAAATCAACTTGCATGAGACTTCTCACAAAATGGCACAGGATTTATTGGGGATAAGCTAG
- the ggt gene encoding gamma-glutamyltransferase — MRRSFLKTIGLGVIALSLGLLNPLSAASYPPIKNTKVGLALSSHPLATEIGQKVLEEGGNAIDAAVAMGFALAVVHPAAGNIGGGGFAVIHLANGENVALDFREKAPLKATKDMFLDKQGNVVPKLSEDGYLAAGVPGTVAGMEAMLKKYGTKKLSQLIDPAIKLAENGYAISQRQAETLKEARERFLKYSSSKKYFFKKGHLDYQEGDLFVQKDLAKTLNQIKTLGAKGFYQGQVAELIEKDMKKNGGIITKEDLASYNVKWRKPVVGSYRGYKIISMSPPSSGGTHLIQILNVMENADLSALGYGASKNIHIAAEAMRQAYADRSVYMGDSDFVSVPVDKLINKAYAKKIFDTIQPDTVTPSSQIKPGMGQLHEGSNTTHYSVADRWGNAVSVTYTINASYGSAASIDGAGFLLNNEMDDFSIKPGNPNLYGLVGGDANAIEANKRPLSSMSPTIVLKNNKVFMVVGSPGGSRIITTVLQVISNVIDYNMNISEAVSAPRFHMQWLPDELRIEKFGMPADVKDNLTKMGYQIVTKPVMGDVNAIQVLPKTKGSVFYGSTDPRKEF; from the coding sequence ATGAGACGGAGTTTTTTGAAAACGATTGGCTTGGGTGTGATAGCGCTCTCTTTGGGTTTGTTAAACCCTTTGAGCGCGGCGAGTTACCCGCCCATTAAAAACACTAAAGTGGGGTTAGCCCTTTCTAGCCACCCGCTAGCCACTGAAATTGGGCAAAAGGTTTTAGAAGAGGGAGGTAATGCGATTGATGCGGCTGTAGCGATGGGATTCGCTCTAGCAGTCGTCCATCCGGCAGCAGGTAATATTGGTGGCGGAGGTTTTGCGGTTATCCATTTGGCTAATGGTGAAAATGTTGCCTTAGATTTTAGAGAAAAAGCCCCCTTGAAAGCCACTAAAGACATGTTTTTAGACAAGCAAGGCAATGTAGTCCCTAAACTCAGCGAAGATGGCTATTTGGCGGCCGGGGTTCCTGGGACGGTGGCGGGCATGGAAGCGATGCTGAAAAAATACGGCACCAAAAAACTATCGCAACTCATTGATCCTGCCATTAAATTGGCTGAAAATGGTTATGCGATTTCACAAAGACAAGCAGAAACCCTAAAAGAAGCGAGGGAGCGGTTTTTAAAATACAGTTCTAGCAAAAAGTATTTTTTTAAAAAAGGGCATCTTGATTATCAAGAAGGGGACTTATTTGTCCAAAAAGATTTAGCCAAGACTTTGAATCAAATCAAAACGCTAGGTGCTAAAGGCTTTTATCAAGGGCAAGTCGCTGAGCTTATTGAGAAAGATATGAAAAAAAATGGGGGGATTATCACTAAAGAGGATTTAGCCAGTTACAATGTGAAATGGCGCAAACCCGTGGTAGGGAGTTATCGTGGGTATAAGATCATTTCTATGTCGCCGCCAAGTTCAGGAGGCACGCATTTGATTCAGATTTTAAATGTCATGGAGAATGCGGATTTAAGCGCCCTTGGGTATGGGGCTTCTAAGAATATCCATATCGCTGCAGAAGCGATGCGCCAAGCTTATGCGGATAGATCGGTTTATATGGGAGATTCTGATTTTGTTTCGGTGCCGGTGGATAAATTGATTAATAAGGCGTATGCCAAAAAGATTTTTGACACTATCCAGCCAGATACGGTTACGCCAAGCTCTCAAATCAAACCAGGAATGGGGCAGTTGCATGAGGGGAGCAATACCACGCATTATTCTGTAGCGGACAGGTGGGGGAATGCAGTCAGCGTTACTTACACCATTAACGCTTCTTATGGGAGCGCTGCTAGTATTGATGGGGCAGGTTTTTTATTGAACAATGAAATGGATGATTTTTCCATAAAGCCTGGGAATCCTAATCTCTATGGTTTAGTAGGGGGCGATGCGAATGCGATTGAAGCCAATAAGCGCCCTTTAAGCTCCATGTCGCCTACGATTGTGTTGAAAAACAATAAGGTTTTCATGGTGGTGGGAAGCCCTGGAGGGTCTAGGATTATCACTACGGTGTTGCAAGTGATTTCCAATGTCATTGATTACAACATGAATATTTCTGAAGCGGTCTCAGCCCCAAGATTTCACATGCAATGGCTCCCTGATGAATTAAGGATTGAAAAGTTTGGCATGCCCGCTGATGTGAAAGACAACCTCACTAAAATGGGCTATCAAATCGTTACTAAGCCGGTCATGGGCGATGTGAACGCGATCCAGGTTTTGCCTAAAACTAAGGGGAGCGTTTTCTATGGATCAACGGATCCAAGGAAAGAATTTTAA
- the uvrB gene encoding excinuclease ABC subunit UvrB, translating into MPLFDLKSPYPPAGDQPQAIEALTKSLKNNNHYQTLVGVTGSGKTYTMANIIAQTNKPTLIMSHNKTLCAQLYSEFKAFFPHNRVEYFISHFDYYQPESYIPRRDLFIEKDSSINDDLERLRLSATTSLLGYDDVIVIASVSANYGLGNPEEYLKVMEKIKVGEKRAYKSFLLKLVEMGYSRNEVVFDRGSFRAMGECVDIFPAYNDAEFIRIEFFGDEIERIAVFDALERNEIKRLDSIMLYAASQFAVGSERLNLAIKSIEDELALRLKFFKEQDKMLEYNRLKQRTEHDLEMISTTGVCKGIENYARHFTGKAPNETPFCLFDYLGIFEREFLVIVDESHVSLPQFGGMYAGDMSRKSVLVEYGFRLPSALDNRPLKFDEFIHKNCQFLFVSATPNKLELELSKKNVAEQIIRPTGLLDPKFEVRDSDKQVQDLFDEIKLVVARDERVLITTLTKKMAEELCKYYAEWGLKARYMHSEIDAIERNHIIRSLRLKEFDILIGINLLREGLDLPEVSLVAIMDADKEGFLRSETSLIQTMGRAARNANGKVLLYAKKTTQSMQKAFEITSYRRAKQEEFNKLHNITPKTVTRALEEELKLRDDEIKIAKALKKNKIPKSEREKIIKELDKKMRECAKNLDFEEAMRLRDEIAKLRTL; encoded by the coding sequence ATGCCTTTATTTGATTTAAAAAGCCCTTACCCACCAGCAGGCGATCAGCCCCAAGCCATAGAAGCTTTAACAAAAAGCTTGAAAAATAACAACCATTATCAAACTCTAGTGGGGGTTACAGGGAGCGGTAAGACTTATACGATGGCCAATATCATCGCTCAAACCAATAAACCCACTTTGATCATGAGCCATAATAAGACCTTATGCGCACAGCTTTATAGCGAGTTTAAGGCGTTTTTCCCGCATAATAGGGTGGAGTATTTTATCTCCCACTTTGATTACTACCAGCCTGAAAGCTATATCCCTAGGAGGGATTTATTTATTGAAAAAGACAGCTCTATTAACGATGATTTAGAGCGTTTGAGATTGAGCGCGACCACCTCACTTTTAGGTTATGATGATGTGATCGTGATAGCGAGCGTTTCGGCTAATTATGGTTTGGGTAACCCTGAAGAATATTTAAAAGTCATGGAAAAAATCAAAGTGGGTGAGAAGCGCGCTTACAAGAGCTTTTTATTAAAGCTAGTAGAAATGGGTTATAGCCGTAATGAAGTGGTGTTTGATAGGGGGAGCTTTAGAGCGATGGGGGAATGTGTGGATATTTTCCCCGCTTATAATGACGCTGAATTTATTAGGATTGAATTTTTTGGCGATGAGATAGAAAGGATTGCAGTCTTTGACGCTTTAGAAAGAAATGAAATCAAACGCTTGGATTCTATTATGCTTTATGCGGCCAGTCAGTTTGCCGTAGGGAGCGAGAGGCTGAATTTAGCCATTAAAAGCATTGAAGATGAACTCGCTTTAAGATTGAAATTTTTTAAAGAGCAGGATAAAATGCTTGAATACAACCGCCTCAAACAACGCACCGAGCATGATTTAGAAATGATTAGCACGACCGGTGTGTGTAAGGGCATTGAAAATTACGCGCGCCATTTCACCGGTAAAGCCCCTAACGAAACGCCTTTTTGCTTGTTTGATTATTTAGGGATATTTGAGCGGGAGTTTTTAGTCATTGTAGATGAAAGCCATGTGAGTTTGCCGCAGTTTGGAGGGATGTATGCAGGGGATATGAGCAGGAAAAGCGTTTTAGTGGAATATGGTTTTAGATTGCCTAGCGCTTTAGACAACCGCCCTTTAAAATTTGATGAATTTATCCATAAAAATTGCCAGTTCCTTTTTGTGTCCGCTACGCCCAATAAGCTCGAATTAGAGCTTTCCAAAAAGAATGTCGCTGAGCAAATCATTCGCCCTACAGGGCTTTTAGACCCTAAATTTGAAGTGCGAGACAGCGATAAGCAGGTCCAGGATTTATTTGATGAAATCAAGTTAGTGGTGGCCAGAGATGAAAGGGTGCTCATCACCACGCTCACTAAAAAAATGGCAGAAGAATTGTGCAAATATTATGCTGAATGGGGCTTGAAAGCGCGTTACATGCATAGTGAAATTGATGCGATTGAAAGAAATCACATCATCCGCTCTTTAAGGCTTAAAGAATTTGATATTTTAATAGGGATCAATCTTTTAAGAGAAGGGTTGGATTTGCCTGAAGTTTCTTTAGTAGCGATCATGGATGCGGATAAAGAAGGGTTTTTAAGGAGTGAAACAAGCCTCATTCAAACCATGGGGCGAGCCGCTAGAAACGCCAATGGCAAGGTTTTATTATACGCTAAAAAAACCACTCAAAGCATGCAAAAAGCCTTTGAAATTACGAGCTACAGGCGCGCTAAGCAAGAAGAGTTCAATAAGCTTCACAATATCACCCCCAAAACCGTTACTCGCGCTTTAGAAGAGGAGTTGAAATTAAGAGACGATGAGATTAAAATCGCTAAAGCCTTAAAAAAGAACAAAATCCCTAAAAGTGAAAGGGAAAAAATCATTAAAGAACTGGATAAAAAAATGCGAGAATGCGCGAAAAATTTGGATTTTGAAGAAGCGATGCGTTTGAGAGATGAAATCGCTAAATTAAGAACGCTTTAA
- a CDS encoding HP1117 family Sel1-like repeat protein, with protein sequence MGYASKLALKICLVGLCLFSALGAEHLEQKRNFIYKGEEAYNNKEYERAASFYKSAIKNGEPLAYVLLGIMYENGRGVPKDYKKAAEYFQKAVDNDIPRGYNNLGVMYKEGRGVPKDEKKAVEYFRIATEKGYTNAYINLGIMYMEGRGVPSNYVKATECFRKAMHKGNVEAYILLGDIYYSGNDQLGIEPDKDKAIVYYKMAADMSSSRAYEGLAESYQYGLGVEKDKKKAEEYMQKACDFDIDKNCKKKNTSSR encoded by the coding sequence ATGGGATACGCAAGCAAATTAGCCTTGAAGATTTGTTTGGTAGGTTTGTGTTTATTTAGTGCTCTTGGTGCAGAACACCTTGAACAAAAAAGGAATTTTATTTATAAAGGGGAGGAAGCCTATAATAATAAGGAATACGAGCGGGCGGCTTCTTTTTATAAGAGCGCGATTAAAAATGGCGAGCCACTTGCTTATGTTCTTTTAGGGATCATGTATGAAAATGGTAGGGGTGTGCCTAAAGATTACAAGAAAGCGGCTGAATATTTTCAAAAAGCGGTTGATAACGATATACCTAGAGGGTATAACAATTTAGGTGTGATGTATAAAGAGGGTAGGGGCGTGCCTAAAGATGAAAAGAAAGCCGTGGAATATTTTAGAATAGCTACAGAGAAAGGCTATACTAACGCCTATATCAACTTAGGCATCATGTATATGGAGGGTAGGGGAGTTCCAAGCAACTATGTGAAAGCGACAGAGTGCTTTAGAAAAGCGATGCATAAGGGTAATGTAGAAGCTTATATCCTTTTAGGGGATATTTATTATAGTGGGAATGATCAATTGGGTATTGAGCCAGACAAAGATAAGGCTATTGTCTATTATAAAATGGCGGCTGATATGAGTTCTTCTAGAGCTTATGAAGGGTTAGCAGAGTCTTATCAGTATGGGTTAGGCGTGGAAAAAGATAAGAAAAAGGCTGAAGAATACATGCAAAAAGCATGTGATTTTGACATTGATAAAAATTGTAAGAAAAAGAACACTTCAAGCCGATAA
- a CDS encoding FKBP-type peptidyl-prolyl cis-trans isomerase, whose translation MQNHDLESIKQAALIEYEVREQGSSVVLDSNISKEPLEFIIGANQIIVGLEKAVLKAQIGEWEEVVIAPEEAYGVYESSYLQEVPRDQFEGIELEKGMSVFGQTEDNQTIQATIKDFSATHVMVDYNHPLAGKTLAFRFKVLGFREVSEEEILASHHGGGTGCCGGHGDHGGKKGGGCSCSCSHG comes from the coding sequence ATGCAAAACCATGATTTAGAGTCAATCAAACAAGCCGCTTTGATTGAATATGAAGTGAGAGAACAAGGCTCTAGTGTTGTGCTAGACAGCAATATTTCTAAAGAGCCTTTAGAGTTTATTATAGGCGCTAATCAAATCATAGTAGGGTTAGAAAAGGCGGTATTAAAGGCTCAAATTGGCGAGTGGGAAGAGGTTGTCATCGCCCCAGAGGAAGCTTATGGGGTTTATGAAAGCAGCTATTTGCAAGAAGTCCCTAGAGATCAATTTGAAGGCATTGAATTAGAAAAAGGCATGAGCGTTTTTGGGCAAACTGAAGACAACCAAACCATTCAAGCCACTATCAAAGACTTTAGCGCTACGCATGTGATGGTGGATTATAACCACCCGTTAGCCGGGAAAACTTTAGCATTCCGTTTCAAGGTTTTAGGTTTTAGGGAAGTGAGCGAAGAAGAAATTTTAGCTTCACACCATGGCGGTGGGACAGGTTGCTGTGGCGGTCATGGGGATCATGGCGGGAAGAAAGGTGGGGGCTGTAGTTGCTCATGTTCGCATGGGTAG
- a CDS encoding DUF3519 domain-containing protein, with amino-acid sequence MLGVKLPKALNEATAGAALKYHIKRALERSHSISEFSKQLELSAKNAKFSNNTLKIIEELNNGVKQASEEIKEKVTKYENALKELQKIDESTLTKEQKQVLKVFKGELDKGEIKKIDLNDLYILDQGSRHAGAKKILVKQNGAENTGGLTNDELINMSEVIKNGSVLLESFEKLKNGFRYGYEWDNNGVKLRLVVDDLNNGNKIFDFYSDRNFKDFRDARPQPSTSKDSRPQPTTLNENNPTPKPLTDQENLLKTSENLNETTKEATKLSPLEQANAEKLLKLESEKLESEKEFTRLKEQEQARKAALKKKLEHERGNAGNIESQTKIEVGEDIPTNAQEQLPKSRVRLNEREIYDLDYAIVKAKDLKPSFTTGGTQKRTDMNEEQIKSIAENFDPKKIFGSGGFEDLPIILHDGQVIAGNHRIQGMLNFTPKSRYIYERAIKEYYNIELKPDELLVRVPHKRLNNTEINNLAASSNQGRFNSESDHAIAVLSHYEAKLKELDKKLNADSIYSLKNIVAKNLNFDKATHPNVGDSNLALLMYNMPRTKTQGIELLNRWQKEFSNDIKSYEKVKKMFVDNAGSFHNLIHDMNFPNVSLNAYLSDIMDRSFANLKNYQSTSESLKDLSEKFYKTSSLEMFEKSEQTTSDISEILGGAIARFARFDDPSKALFEALRSDNIKKGLKDFKIADVTKDMFNPDSKEFKDIDIYDFTHYLLMVNREPNENNPTLNRLIEAVKDMQKESEKGIKRDYSDKKLSNDEIKEILNNAKIPTSGRDAVIFGKNNLTPEIVEFLHKNNKKMIIEKASNKEVELLQNANFRHPEDVRASLDHESITHILKRHGVNSVNVRNESPITYEDVANYRSFIDGADAIFVNNNNLIAFKQINGYAVVVEQAVNRKSELVLKTMFKSNGDYKNNNAYKKLQDTKPSKGQP; translated from the coding sequence ATTTTAGGGGTTAAACTACCCAAAGCCTTAAACGAAGCCACCGCAGGAGCCGCCTTAAAGTATCACATTAAACGAGCGCTTGAACGAAGCCACAGCATTAGCGAATTTAGTAAGCAACTAGAACTAAGCGCCAAAAACGCTAAATTTTCAAACAACACGCTTAAAATCATTGAAGAGCTTAATAACGGCGTTAAACAAGCGAGCGAAGAAATCAAAGAGAAAGTAACTAAATACGAAAACGCCTTAAAAGAATTACAAAAGATTGATGAAAGCACACTTACTAAAGAACAGAAACAAGTTTTAAAGGTTTTTAAGGGAGAATTAGACAAGGGCGAGATTAAAAAGATAGATTTAAACGACCTTTACATTTTAGATCAAGGATCAAGGCACGCAGGCGCTAAAAAGATTTTAGTTAAACAGAACGGAGCAGAAAATACAGGCGGACTAACTAACGACGAGCTAATCAACATGAGCGAAGTTATCAAAAACGGAAGCGTGTTATTAGAGAGTTTTGAAAAGCTTAAAAACGGGTTTAGATACGGCTATGAATGGGATAATAACGGCGTTAAGCTTAGGTTAGTCGTAGATGATTTGAATAATGGGAATAAGATTTTTGATTTTTATAGTGATAGGAATTTTAAAGATTTTAGGGATGCCAGGCCACAACCTAGCACCTCAAAGGATAGCAGGCCACAACCTACTACACTTAATGAAAATAATCCTACACCAAAACCGCTAACAGATCAAGAGAATTTATTAAAAACAAGCGAAAATTTAAACGAAACCACCAAAGAAGCTACAAAATTAAGCCCATTAGAACAAGCCAACGCTGAAAAGCTTCTTAAGTTAGAAAGCGAGAAGCTTGAAAGCGAAAAAGAATTTACACGCTTAAAAGAGCAAGAACAAGCGCGCAAAGCCGCATTAAAAAAGAAGTTAGAACACGAGCGAGGCAATGCAGGCAACATTGAAAGCCAGACTAAAATAGAAGTAGGAGAGGATATACCTACGAATGCGCAAGAGCAATTACCAAAAAGCCGAGTGAGGCTAAACGAAAGAGAGATTTACGATCTAGACTATGCGATCGTGAAAGCAAAAGATTTAAAACCAAGCTTTACCACAGGCGGAACGCAAAAACGCACCGACATGAACGAAGAGCAGATTAAAAGCATTGCTGAGAATTTTGATCCTAAAAAGATATTTGGGAGTGGAGGTTTTGAAGATTTACCTATTATTTTACACGACGGCCAAGTGATCGCAGGAAACCACCGAATCCAAGGCATGCTAAATTTCACGCCTAAAAGCCGTTATATTTACGAGAGAGCGATCAAGGAATACTATAACATAGAATTAAAGCCGGACGAATTGTTAGTGCGAGTGCCACACAAGAGGCTAAACAACACCGAGATCAACAATTTAGCGGCTTCAAGCAATCAAGGACGCTTTAATAGCGAAAGCGATCACGCTATAGCGGTTTTAAGCCATTATGAAGCAAAATTAAAAGAATTAGACAAAAAATTAAACGCTGATAGCATCTATTCTTTAAAAAACATTGTTGCTAAAAATTTGAATTTTGACAAAGCAACTCATCCTAATGTAGGAGATAGTAACCTCGCACTTCTCATGTATAACATGCCAAGGACCAAAACGCAAGGGATAGAATTATTAAACCGATGGCAGAAAGAATTTAGTAACGATATTAAAAGCTATGAAAAAGTAAAAAAAATGTTTGTAGATAATGCGGGAAGCTTTCACAATCTCATCCACGATATGAATTTCCCTAATGTAAGCCTGAACGCTTATTTAAGCGATATTATGGATCGCAGTTTTGCGAATTTAAAGAATTATCAAAGCACGAGCGAAAGCCTGAAAGATTTGAGCGAAAAATTCTATAAAACGAGTTCTTTAGAGATGTTTGAAAAGAGCGAACAAACTACAAGCGATATCAGCGAGATTTTAGGAGGAGCTATCGCACGATTTGCGAGGTTTGATGATCCGAGCAAAGCGTTATTTGAAGCTTTAAGAAGCGATAACATTAAAAAAGGTTTGAAAGATTTCAAAATAGCAGATGTTACAAAAGACATGTTTAACCCTGATAGTAAGGAATTTAAGGATATTGATATTTACGACTTCACGCATTACCTTTTAATGGTAAATAGAGAGCCGAACGAAAATAACCCTACCTTAAATCGCTTGATAGAAGCCGTGAAGGATATGCAAAAAGAGAGCGAGAAAGGGATAAAACGAGATTATAGCGATAAGAAATTAAGTAATGATGAAATCAAAGAGATATTAAATAACGCAAAAATCCCTACAAGCGGGAGAGACGCTGTTATTTTTGGTAAGAATAACCTAACGCCTGAAATTGTTGAATTTCTACACAAAAACAACAAGAAAATGATTATAGAAAAAGCCTCTAATAAAGAAGTAGAACTTTTACAAAACGCTAACTTTAGACACCCTGAAGATGTTAGGGCGAGTTTAGATCATGAATCTATTACTCACATACTCAAAAGGCATGGCGTTAATTCTGTTAATGTTAGGAATGAAAGCCCTATTACTTACGAAGATGTAGCTAATTATAGAAGCTTTATTGATGGGGCAGATGCTATTTTTGTTAATAATAATAATTTGATCGCATTCAAGCAAATCAATGGCTATGCGGTAGTGGTAGAGCAAGCAGTTAATAGAAAGAGTGAATTAGTTTTAAAAACGATGTTTAAGAGTAACGGAGATTATAAGAATAACAACGCTTATAAAAAATTACAAGACACCAAACCCTCTAAGGGGCAACCATAG
- the flgK gene encoding flagellar hook-associated protein FlgK — protein MGGILSSLNTSYTGLQAHQSMVDVTGNNISNASDEFYSRQRVIAKPQAAYMYGTKNVNMGVDVEAIERVHDEFVFARYTKANYENTYYDTEFSHLKEASAYFPDIDEASLFTDLQDYFNSWKELSKNAKDSAQKQALAQKTEALTHNIKDTRERLTTLQHKASEELKSVIKEVNSLGSQIAQINKRIKEVENNKSLKHANELRDKRDELEFHLRELLGGNVFKSSIKTNSLTDKDSADFDESYNLNIGHGFNIIDGSIFHPLVVKESENKGGLNQVYFQSDDFKVTNITDKLNQGKVGALLNVYNDGSNGTLKGKLQDYIDLLDSFAKGLIESTNAIYAQSASHYIEGEPVEFNSDEAFKDTNYNIKNGSFDLIAYNTDGKEIARKTIAITPITTMNDIIQAINANTDDNQDNNTENDFDDYFTAGFNNETKKFVIQPKNASQGLFVSMKDNGTNFMGALKLNPFFQGDDASNISLNKEYKKEPTTIRPWLAPINGNFDVANMMQQLQYDSVDFYNDKFDIKPMKISEFYQFLTGKINTDAEKSGRILDTKKSMLETIKKEQLSISQVSVDEEMVNLIKFQSGYAANAKVITAIDRMIDTLLGIKQ, from the coding sequence ATGGGCGGGATTTTATCTTCACTCAACACTTCTTACACGGGCCTACAAGCTCATCAGAGCATGGTGGATGTTACCGGGAATAATATTTCTAACGCCAGCGATGAATTTTATAGCCGTCAGCGCGTGATTGCAAAGCCTCAAGCGGCTTACATGTATGGCACTAAAAACGTGAATATGGGCGTGGATGTAGAAGCCATTGAAAGGGTGCATGATGAGTTTGTTTTTGCTCGTTACACGAAGGCTAATTACGAAAACACTTATTATGATACAGAGTTTTCGCATTTAAAAGAAGCGAGCGCGTATTTTCCGGACATTGATGAAGCGAGCCTTTTTACGGATTTGCAAGATTATTTTAACTCATGGAAAGAATTGTCTAAAAACGCCAAAGACTCCGCTCAAAAACAGGCTCTCGCTCAAAAAACAGAAGCTTTAACGCACAACATTAAAGACACCAGAGAAAGGTTAACGACCTTACAGCACAAGGCGAGCGAAGAATTAAAAAGCGTTATCAAAGAAGTCAATAGCTTGGGTTCTCAAATCGCTCAAATCAACAAACGCATTAAAGAAGTGGAAAACAACAAGAGCTTAAAGCATGCGAATGAATTAAGGGATAAGCGAGATGAGTTGGAATTCCATTTGCGAGAGCTTTTAGGGGGGAATGTTTTTAAAAGCAGCATTAAAACCAATTCGCTCACAGATAAAGACTCAGCGGATTTTGATGAGAGCTATAACCTTAATATCGGGCATGGGTTCAATATCATTGATGGATCTATTTTCCATCCTTTAGTGGTTAAAGAATCCGAAAATAAAGGGGGTTTGAACCAGGTTTATTTTCAAAGCGATGATTTTAAGGTTACTAATATTACTGACAAGCTCAATCAGGGGAAAGTGGGGGCGTTATTGAATGTGTATAATGACGGCTCTAACGGGACTTTAAAGGGCAAATTGCAAGATTATATTGATTTGTTGGATTCTTTTGCTAAGGGCTTGATAGAATCCACTAATGCGATTTACGCCCAAAGCGCGAGTCATTATATTGAGGGCGAGCCTGTGGAGTTCAATAGCGATGAAGCCTTTAAAGACACGAACTACAATATCAAAAACGGCTCGTTTGATCTTATAGCTTACAACACCGATGGTAAAGAAATCGCCAGAAAAACCATTGCTATCACGCCCATTACAACCATGAACGATATTATCCAGGCCATTAACGCTAACACCGATGACAATCAAGACAATAACACCGAAAACGATTTTGATGATTATTTCACAGCGGGCTTTAACAATGAGACTAAAAAATTTGTTATCCAGCCTAAAAACGCTTCGCAAGGGTTGTTTGTCTCTATGAAAGATAACGGCACGAATTTTATGGGGGCGTTAAAACTCAACCCTTTTTTTCAAGGCGATGACGCTTCTAATATCAGCTTGAATAAAGAATACAAAAAAGAGCCTACCACTATCCGCCCATGGCTTGCTCCCATTAACGGGAATTTTGATGTGGCGAACATGATGCAGCAATTGCAATACGATAGCGTGGATTTTTATAACGACAAGTTTGACATTAAACCAATGAAAATCAGTGAGTTTTATCAATTTTTAACCGGTAAAATCAACACGGACGCTGAAAAATCAGGGCGTATTTTGGACACTAAAAAGAGCATGTTAGAGACCATTAAAAAAGAGCAACTCTCTATTTCGCAAGTGAGCGTGGATGAAGAAATGGTGAATTTGATCAAGTTTCAAAGCGGCTATGCGGCTAACGCTAAAGTCATTACCGCCATTGATCGGATGATAGACACTCTATTAGGGATTAAACAATAA
- a CDS encoding DNA cytosine methyltransferase has product MDFCSGIGGGRLGLERCHLKCVGHAEINHEALRTYELFFKDTHNFGDLMRINPNDLPDFDALVSGFPCQAFSINGKRKGLEDERGTIIYGLIRILKVKQPKCFLLENVKGLIHHKQQETFKTIIKALQGAGYTTHYQILNSADFQLAQKRERLYIVGFRKDLKHPFHFPLGLANDYCFNDFLDADNECYLDVSNATFQRYLRNPYNYNRVFLENILALENAVLDTRQSDLRLYFNVFPTLRTGRHGLFYIQKDKIKRLNAIESLLLQGFPRDLIAKIKNNPNFKESHLLSQAGNAMSVNVIAAIAKQMLKAI; this is encoded by the coding sequence ATGGATTTTTGCTCTGGTATTGGTGGAGGCCGTTTGGGCTTGGAGCGATGCCATTTAAAATGCGTAGGGCATGCAGAAATCAATCATGAAGCCCTTAGGACTTATGAATTATTTTTTAAAGATACCCATAATTTTGGGGATTTGATGCGAATCAATCCTAATGATTTGCCCGATTTTGATGCGTTAGTTAGCGGGTTTCCTTGTCAGGCTTTTTCTATCAATGGCAAAAGGAAGGGGCTTGAAGATGAAAGAGGGACTATTATTTATGGGCTTATTCGTATCTTAAAAGTCAAACAGCCCAAATGTTTCTTGCTTGAAAACGTTAAGGGCTTGATCCATCATAAGCAACAAGAAACTTTTAAAACCATTATCAAAGCCTTGCAAGGAGCGGGCTATACAACTCATTATCAAATTTTAAACAGCGCTGATTTCCAATTAGCCCAAAAGAGAGAACGTCTTTATATCGTAGGGTTTAGGAAGGATTTGAAACACCCATTTCATTTCCCTTTAGGTTTAGCCAATGATTATTGTTTTAACGATTTTTTAGACGCTGATAATGAGTGTTATTTGGATGTGAGTAACGCTACATTTCAAAGATACTTGCGCAACCCATACAACTATAACCGGGTTTTTTTAGAGAATATTTTAGCTTTAGAAAACGCTGTTTTAGATACAAGACAATCTGATTTAAGGTTGTATTTTAATGTTTTTCCTACCTTAAGGACAGGAAGACATGGCCTGTTTTATATTCAAAAAGACAAAATCAAAAGATTAAACGCTATTGAAAGCTTGCTTTTACAAGGATTTCCTAGGGATTTGATCGCTAAGATTAAAAATAATCCTAATTTTAAAGAAAGCCATTTATTATCTCAAGCAGGGAATGCGATGAGCGTGAATGTGATTGCTGCTATCGCTAAGCAAATGTTAAAGGCGATTTAA